In Cucurbita pepo subsp. pepo cultivar mu-cu-16 chromosome LG04, ASM280686v2, whole genome shotgun sequence, the following are encoded in one genomic region:
- the LOC111793944 gene encoding uncharacterized protein LOC111793944, whose product MALHGLRCLFLGTLFVLLALHASAGSPPSSIVDGFTKDVKELIGKGLGLVADDLKITGFDLKDAKVGHSVAYEFELEIDNQVFPLKFLENAQHWEYVDLPIFQIQEQPRAPQHGDENLLVQKRNTASDLPVLAPFQLAGPMELWIQDADGLRVSLPHDVDAGVLKKVVLADGAVVTVTGARSVSLRHSLNLPLPLNRTRPGFASGLVALAEQLHHISRSQSAPILSLRIVGPTSLTSSPSFSNKLKLKRLAPGLVELSSPSKKNIQAIQSPSPVQLQAGAPTMLTPKTFTTLWPIASINGSNSKLLGFETLLTSLLGPKADKKGSFKLLKADVSAQTTVKIGFGVDKKLKEGDGINLEGFPEWRTKPEVVRMHFEVLAKVDGERIIPERVVPVNPVVIEDTVAPHLQLGNVTVSKTPVVYTPADPFTI is encoded by the exons ATGGCTCTTCACGGGCTGCGCTGCCTTTTTCTCGGAactctttttgttcttcttgctcttcatGCTTCCGCTGGATCTCCCCCTTCT tCTATTGTAGATGGGTTTACGAAGGATGTGAAGGAGTTGATTGGGAAGGGATTAGGGCTTGTGGCTGACGATTTGAAGATCACGGGATTCGATCTCAAAGATGCCAAGGTTGGGCATTCGGTTGCTTACGAGTTCGAGTTGGAGATCGATAACCAAGTTTTTCCATTGAAGTTTCTGGAAAATGCCCAACATTGGGAATACGTTGATTTGcctatttttcaaattcaagagcAGCCTCGAGCTCCTCAACATGGGGACGAGAATTTGTTGGTCCAGAAACGTAATACTGCCTCTGATTTGCCTGTCTTGGCTCCCTTTCAGCTCGCTGGACCGATGGAGCTCTGGATTCAGGATGCTGATGGCTTGAGGGTCTCCTTGCCT CATGATGTGGATGCTGGTGTCTTGAAGAAGGTTGTTTTAGCAGATGGAGCAGTTGTCACTGTAACTGGGGCTAGGTCTGTTAGCCTGCGCCATTCGCTCAATCTTCCTCTCCCGCTCAATCGAACACGACCCGGTTTTGCATCAGGGCTTGTAGCCTTGGCTGAACAGCTCCACCACATTTCCCGATCTCAATCCGCCCCCATCCTTTCTCTTCGTATTGTCGGTCCTACCTCCCTCACTTCTTCTCCTAGCTTCAGCAACAAGCTCAAGCTCAAACGCCTTGCCCCTGGTCTAGTGGAACTCTCATCCCCTtccaaaaaaaacatccaaGCCATCCAGTCTCCTTCCCCTGTCCAGCTTCAAGCTGGAGCCCCTACCATGCTAACACCAAAGACATTCACAACGCTATGGCCAATTGCCTCCATCAATGGATCGAACTCGAAATTACTTGGCTTTGAAACACTTCTCACGTCCCTTCTCGGCCCCAAGGCAGACAAAAAAGGCTCCTTCAAGCTGCTGAAGGCTGACGTTTCCGCCCAAACAACCGTGAAGATTGGGTTTGGTGTCGACAAGAAGTTGAAAGAAGGAGATGGGATCAACTTGGAGGGATTTCCAGAATGGAGGACTAAGCCTGAGGTTGTGAGGATGCATTTCGAGGTCCTGGCGAAGGTCGACGGTGAGCGGATCATACCAGAGAGGGTGGTGCCAGTTAATCCAGTCGTTATCGAGGATACGGTGGCTCCTCATTTGCAACTGGGCAATGTGACTGTGTCGAAAACTCCAGTTGTTTACACCCCAGCTGATCCATTCACCATTTAA
- the LOC111792718 gene encoding glutamate-1-semialdehyde 2,1-aminomutase 2, chloroplastic-like: protein MAGALAGSLGIGLPCSTKLSHTTSRSSRLVRVKMAATLDEKKNFTLKKSEEAFKAAKELMPGGVNSPVRAFKSVGGQPIIIDSVKGSHMWDIDGNEYVDYVGSWGPAIIGHADDEVLAALAETMKKGTSFGAPCLLENVLAEMVISAVPSIEMVRFVNSGTEACMGVLRLARAYTGKEKLIKFEGCYHGHADPFLVKAGSGVATLGLPDSPGVPKAATSETLTAPFNDISAVESIFNANKGEIAALILEPVVGNSGFIPPKPDFLNAIRKLTKENNALLIFDEVMTGFRLSYGGAQEYFGITPDLTTLGKIIGGGLPVGAYGGRREIMEMVAPAGPMYQAGTLSGNPLAMTAGIHTLKRLKEPGTYEYLDKITSELVEGLVAAGKKAGHAICGGSINGMFGFFFTDGPVYNFEDAKKSDTAKFGRFYRGMLEQGVYFAPSQYEAGFTSLAHTSEDVQHTIAAAEKVFKQI from the exons aTGGCAGGCGCTTTAGCTGGATCACTTGGAATTGGCCTTCCATGTTCCACCAAGCTCTCTCACACAACTTCACGGTCCTCTCGTCTTGTTCGTGTCAAAATGGCCGCCACACTCGACGAGAAGAAGAACTTCACTCTCAAGAAATCTGAAGAGGCTTTCAAAGCTGCTAAG GAGCTAATGCCTGGTGGAGTGAATTCCCCTGTTCGTGCCTTCAAATCTGTTGGTGGACAACCAATAATTATCGATTCTGTAAAGGGCTCCCACATGTGGGATATTGATGGTAATGAATACGTTGATTATGTGGGTTCTTGGGGACCGGCGATTATTGGTCATGCGGATGATGAG GTACTTGCAGCCCTTGCTGAAACAATGAAGAAAGGAACCAGCTTTGGTGCTCCATGCCTTTTGGAAAATGTTTTAGCTGAGATGGTGATATCTGCTGTTCCAAGCATAGAAATGGTTCGGTTTGTTAACTCCGGTACAGAAGCATGCATGGGTGTGCTTCGGCTTGCCCGTGCTTATACTGGAAAGGAGAAACTCATCAAATTCGAGGGATGCTACCATGGCCACGCCGATCCATTCCTTGTCAAGGCAGGCAGTGGAGTGGCAACGTTAGGCCTTCCTGATTCTCCTGGTGTCCCCAAAGCAGCTACCTCTGAAACTCTTACTGCCCCCTTCAATGACATATCAGCTGTTGAATCCATTTTCAACGCCAATAAAGGAGAGATTGCTGCACTTATCCTTGAGCCTGTCGTTGGAAATTCTGGCTTCATTCCTCCAAAACCCGATTTTCTAAATGCCATACGCAAACTTACCAAGGAAAACAACGCTCTCCTCATCTTTGATGAGGTCATGACAGGATTCCGTTTGTCTTACGGTGGAGCTCAGGAGTATTTCGGAATAACACCCGACTTAACAACGCTCGGAAAGATCATTGGTGGTGGTCTGCCTGTTGGTGCATATGGGGGACGAAGAGAGATCATGGAAATGGTAGCACCAGCTGGACCAATGTATCAGGCAGGTACCTTAAGCGGGAATCCATTAGCAATGACTGCAGGGATACACACACTAAAGCGATTGAAAGAACCGGGAACCTACGAGTATCTGGACAAGATCACGAGCGAACTTGTTGAAGGTTTGGTAGCTGCAGGGAAGAAGGCTGGGCATGCAATATGTGGAGGCTCCATAAATGGAATGTTCGGGTTTTTCTTCACCGATGGCCCTGTTTACAACTTTGAAGATGCTAAAAAGAGTGACACAGCCAAATTTGGGAGGTTTTACAGGGGAATGTTGGAGCAAGGCGTATACTTCGCCCCTTCACAGTATGAGGCTGGGTTTACCAGCTTGGCACATACATCTGAAGATGTTCAACATACTATAGCAGCAGCTGAGAAGGTTTTCAAGCAAATTTAG
- the LOC111792719 gene encoding soluble inorganic pyrophosphatase 6, chloroplastic-like — protein MAAARVLANATTTTTAAVTASCFLSKTSLFPKHRLPYDSNFLSFSRRLPSSRKSFSCRALYIPEVKIKEEGQPETLDYRVFFTDQSGKKVSPWHDIPLHLGDGVFNFIVEIPKETSAKMEVATDESFTPIKQDIKKGKLRYYPYNINWNYGLLPQTWEDPSFANSEVEGAFGDNDPVDVVEIGESDRKIGEVLKVKPVAALAMIDEGELDWKIVAISLDDPKASLVNDIDDVEKHFPGTLTAIRDWFRDYKIPDGKPANRFGLGNMPANKDYALKVIEETNKSWANLVKRSIPSGELSLV, from the exons ATGGCCGCCGCTAGAGTCTTAGCCAatgccaccaccaccaccaccgccgccgtcaCTGCCTCCTGTTTCCTCTCTAAGACATCCCTTTTTCCCAAGCACAGGCTCCCATATGATTCCAATTTCCTTTCCTTCTCCAGAAGACTCCCTTCCTCCAGAAAATCTTTCTCCTGCAGAGCTTTGTACATTCCTGAGGTTAAGATCAAGGAGGAAGGCCAGCCTGAAACCCTCGACTATCGCGTCTTCTTCACTGATCAGTCTGGCAAAAAG GTCTCCCCATGGCATGATATTCCATTGCATTTGGGGGATGGTGTTTTCAACTTCATTGTTGAAATTCCAAAAGAAACCAGTGCAAAAATGGAGGTCGCAACAGATGAGTCGTTCACTCCAATAAAGCAAGATATCAAAAAGGGGAAGCTTCGATACTACCC TTACAATATCAACTGGAATTATGGATTGCTTCCACAAACATGGGAAGATCCATCCTTTGCTAACTCTGAAGTTGAAGGTGCATTTGGAGATAATGATCCTG TTGATGTTGTTGAAATTGGTGAAAGTGATCGTAAGATAGGTGAGGTTCTGAAAGTGAAACCAGTGGCTGCTTTAGCCATGATTGATGAAGGGGAACTTGACTGGAAAATAGTTGCAATTTCACTAGACGACCCTAAAGCTTCACTAGTGAATGATATAGACGATGTCGAGAAACATTTCCCG GGAACCTTAACTGCTATAAGGGACTGGTTTAGAGACTACAAGATCCCTGATGGAAAACCCGCTAATAGGTTTGGTCTGGGGAACATGCCTGCAAACAAG GATTATGCCCTTAAAGTTATTGAAGAGACCAACAAATCATGGGCCAATCTCGTGAAGAGATCAATTCCTTCTGGTGAGCTGTCTCTTGTATAG
- the LOC111793134 gene encoding probable sphingolipid transporter spinster homolog 2 isoform X3, which translates to MVGLLLACPIFASLAKRVNPFRLIGVGLSVWTLAVVGCGLSFNFWSIAVCRMVVGVGEASFISLAAPFIDDNAPADKKTSWLGVFYMCIPTGYAIGYLYGGSVGQHLGWRYAFWGEAILMVPFVVLGFVLKPLQLKGFAPREIINAPIPVDTAASSVKDDVKTKDGVSPQDIQEERAGSSSNSVLKEVLRFLKDMKALLVDKVFVVNVLGYVAYNFVIGAYSYWGPKAGYSIYQMKSADIIFGGITVVSGIVGTLAGGYILDRMNNTISNAFKLLSMTTFIGAAFCFGAFCFKSLYGFVVLFAIGELLVFAIQGPVNFICLHCVKPSLRPLSMAISTVSIHIFGDVPSAPLVGVLQDHLNNWRKTALILTAVFFPAAIIWFIGIFLHSVDRFNDDNEKQVTTNRSNEEPSLKLEKVQQTNNEQVTTNRLSAESSLEPEKVQQTTNRSSAESSPEPEKVQQTTNRSSAESSLEPEKVQQTTNRSSAESSPEPEKVQQTTNRSSAESSLEPEKVQQTTNRSSAESSLEPEKVQQTTNRSSAESSLEPEKVQQTTNRSSAESSLEPEKVQQRNETDTKT; encoded by the exons ATGGTTGGACTTCTTTTAGCTTGTCCAATATTTGCATCCTTGGCAAAGAG GGTAAATCCGTTTAGACTTATTGGTGTTGGACTCTCTGTTTGGACTTTGGCAGTAGTTGGGTGTGgtctttcatttaatttttggtcTATTGCTGTATGTCGGAT GGTTGTTGGTGTCGGTGAGGCTTCATTTATAAGTCTTGCTGCGCCATTCATTGATGACAATGCACCAGCTGATAAg AAAACAAGCTGGCTTGGAGTATTTTACATGTGTATACCAACTGGTTATGCTATTGGCTATCTTTACGGTGGATCG GTTGGTCAACATTTAGGTTGGCGATATGCATTTTGGGGAGAGGCAATATTGATGGTTCCTTTTGTAGTTCTTGGCTTTGTTTTAAAGCCCTTGCAATTGAAGG GTTTTGCTCCTCGAGAGATAATTAATGCACCGATACCTGTAGATACAGCTGCCTCATCAGTTAAAG ATGATGTAAAAACGAAAGATGGAGTATCTCCTCAAGATATCCAAGAGGAAAGGGCAGGAAGTTCTTCCAA TTCTGTCCTTAAAGAAGTATTGCGATTTTTGAAAGATATGAAAGCGCTTCTAGTCGATAAGGTTTTTGTCGTCAATGTTCTAG GTTATGTGGCATATAATTTTGTCATAGGCGCATACTCGTATTGGGGACCCAAGGCTGGTTACAGTATTTATCAAATG AAAAGTGCAGATATAATTTTTGGAGGGATTACCGTCGTGTCTGGAATCGTTGGAACACTAGCAGGAGGTTATATTTTGGATCGAATGAACAACACCATCTCCAATGCTTTTAAG CTTCTTTCTATGACAACATTTATTGGAGCGGCCTTTTGCTTCGGTGCCTTTTGCTTCAAAAGCTTATATGGCTTCGTGGTTCTTTTCGCTATTGGTGAACTACTAGTATTTGCCATACAG GGACCGGTAAACTTCATATGCCTTCATTGTGTGAAGCCTAGTCTAAGACCGCTTTCTATGGCTATTTCCACCGTCTCAATCCATATTTTTGGAGATGTGCCATCCGCACCTCTTGTTGGAGTTCTCCAG GACCATCTTAACAATTGGAGGAAGACTGCTCTCATTCTTACTGCAGTTTTTTTCCCTGCTGCTATTATATGGTTCATAG GAATATTTCTTCACAGTGTTGATAGATTCAATGACGATAACGAAAAGCAAGTCACGACCAATAGATCGAACGAAGAACCTTCACTCAAACTAGAGAAAgtacaacaaacaaacaatgaGCAAGTCACAACCAATAGATTGAGTGCGGAATCTTCACTCGAACCAGAGAAAGTACAACAAACAACCAATAGATCGAGTGCAGAATCTTCACCCGAACCAGAGAAAGTACAACAAACAACCAATAGATCGAGTGCAGAATCTTCACTCGAACCAGAGAAAGTACAACAAACAACCAATAGATCGAGTGCAGAATCTTCACCCGAACCAGAGAAAGTACAACAAACAACCAATAGATCGAGTGCAGAATCTTCACTCGAACCAGAGAAAGTACAACAAACAACCAATAGATCGAGTGCAGAATCTTCACTCGAACCAGAGAAAGTACAACAAACAACCAATAGATCGAGTGCAGAATCTTCACTCGAACCAGAGAAAGTACAACAAACAACCAATAGATCGAGTGCAGAATCTTCACTCGAACCAGAGAAAGTACAACAAAGAAACGAAACTGATACGAAAACTTAA
- the LOC111792597 gene encoding uncharacterized protein LOC111792597, whose protein sequence is MEEIQAVKSTTDNPGEDFYEMIEAPKFVDFTVSDHFIPDDRYWFCSRVGCEEKHPEEMDSEVIYKNFVMRVMAARSPNVRLQRARRNLKCPLTAPPKSSKSRVARLALISSISNRIVDARVKSRPPIPKPTTTLNAKARQVHAKAMTTPRNKKLKSNSNGFLSVKNPKTTLAEMPKTTTVAKALIFQSPKKDAKKKNSIEMSTPVKTLCAAMKKLEITSAKKNRLGDGQPLPLDPSRRKFRGREVKSRVFDSLGTYSCKRRDAKSARVLKRRSKEKNLKPPLPDHMGQDIVDEDASDMDIDDKSRHVSMQGSALPSSAKNIEGNQDELPRSEDSDNLSKDSNETSISNSENNHEEIAKIDALELNISEYLASGDKENVAEIDEGIQDEKVLQIEEPLDENTDNGSKNFKDDETSISNSEASDFKLVLSQVEDEKNQESNHEERTKSGEIQINISEHEIDDKENAVSSDDDIVHESETITDENTAPKHNRVNNSSDQSERVPFGKLEKSKNTAKVNGVLKKKTLKENTTPAALGAHGLKPSKPKSTNPKPFRLRTDERVVLREANLGKKLNCPLKDITASRRFHGDKLQRKTQSTVHQNSGCDDHVEYEQGVLQRKTPDDQQGRTVPDSSNNNKKADSQNCVALKQHQKQSLCRQLKPAKERSTKPDENLKRSKLEKMQTNVRKPPRVGKWLL, encoded by the exons ATGGAGGAGATTCAAGCTGTGAAGTCTACTACTGACAATCCAGGCGAAGATTTCTACGAGATGATCGAAGCGCCTAAGTTCGTTGACTTCACCGTTTCCGATCACTTCATTCCCGATGATCGCTACTGGTTCTGCTCCCGAGTCG GTTGTGAAGAGAAGCATCCAGAAGAAATGGACTCTGaagttatttacaaaaacTTTGTTATGCGG GTAATGGCAGCGAGGAGTCCGAATGTTCGGCTTCAGAGAGCTCGAAG GAATCTGAAGTGCCCACTTACAGCTCCTCCCAAGTCTTCAAAATCTAGAGTGGCCagactagctctgatatcttCCATCTCTAATAGGATAGTGGATGCAAGAGTGAAATCTAGACCGCCTATTCCCAAGCCTACTACGACACTGAATGCAAAGGCAAGACAAGTTCATGCGAAGGCCATGACCACTCCAAGAAACAAGAAGCTTAAATCAAATTCCAATGGGTTTCTGAGTGTTAAAAATCCTAAGACTACATTAGCTGAAATGCCAAAGACTACAACGGTAGCTAAGGCTTTGATCTTTCAATCTCCAAAGAAAGAtgcgaaaaagaaaaattcaatagAAATGAGTACCCCTGTGAAAACTTTATGTGCAGCAATGAAGAAACTTGAGATTACTAGTGCGAAGAAGAATCGATTAGGGGATGGACAGCCGTTGCCTCTGGATccttcaagaagaaagttcagAGGACGTGAGGTAAAGAGCCGAGTTTTTGATTCATTAGGAACTTACAGTTGCAAACGTCGGGATGCTAAATCTGCAAGAGTTTTGAAGAGGAGAAGCAAAGAAAAGAACTTAAAACCGCCTCTTCCTGATCACATGGGCCAAGATATTGTTGATGAGGATGCCAGTGACATGGATATTGATGATAAATCAAGGCATGTTTCGATGCAAGGGTCTGCTCTGCCAAGTTCTGCTAAGAATATTGAAGGAAATCAAGATGAACTTCCAAGATCTGAAGATTCGGATAATCTGTCCAAAGACTCTAATGaaacttcaatttcaaattccgAAAACAATCATGAAGAGATAGCCAAAATAGATGCATTAGAGTTGAATATTTCAGAATATCTTGCGAGTGGTGATAAAGAAAATGTAGCTGAAATTGATGAAGGTATTCAAGATGAAAAGGTTTTGCAGATTGAGGAGCCCCTGGACGAGAACACAGATAATGGGTCCAAAAACTTCAAAGATGATGAGACTTCAATATCAAATTCAGAAGCAAGTGATTTCAAATTAGTTCTAAGCCAAGTGGAGGACGAgaagaatcaagaatccaATCATGAGGAGAGAACGAAATCAGGGGAAATACAGATAAATATCTCAGAACACGAGATTGATGATAAAGAAAATGCAGTGTCCTCTGATGATGATATAGTGCACGAAAGTGAAACCATCACAGATGAAAATACCGCACCTAAACACAACAG GGTAAACAATTCTTCCGACCAGTCTGAAAGAGTGCCATTTGGAAAACTTGAGAAATCTAAAAATACAGCAAag GTCAATGGagtattgaagaagaagactcTAAAGGAGAACACCACCCCTGCTGCACTTGGTGCTCATGGGCTGAAACCCAGCAAACCAAAGTCCACGAACCCGAAGCCATTCAGGCTAAGAACTGAT GAAAGAGTTGTACTAAGGGAAGCAAACTTGGGGAAAAAGCTTAATTGCCCGTTGAAAGACATCACTGCATCTCGAAGGTTTCATGGGGACAAGTTACAGAGAAAAACTCAATCCACGGTTCACCAA AATTCTGGATGCGATGATCATGTTGAATATGAACAAGGGGTGTTACAGAGAAAAACCCCAGATGATCAACAA GGAAGAACAGTACCAGATTCctcaaacaacaacaaaaaagcaGATTCACAAAATTGCGTTGCTTTAAAACAACACCAGAAACAGAGCCTTTGCCGTCAGCTCAAACCTGCTAAAGAGAGATCAACCAAGCCAGATGAGAATCTGAAAAGAAGCAAACTAGAAAAGATGCAGACAAATGTTAGGAAGCCGCCTCGCGTAG GGAAATGGCTTCTCTAG
- the LOC111792720 gene encoding hemK methyltransferase family member 2-like, which translates to MSPFKTAQIHLVSSHREVYEPCDDSFALVDALLADRVNLLNHHPTLCLEVGCGSGYVITSLALMLGKEASGTHYIATDINPHATRVTQETLEAHGVHAELISTDIAYGLEKRLASSVDVLIVNPPYVPTPEDEVGLEGIASAWAGGENGRSVIDRMLPVADALLSDKGWLYMVFLEANNPSQICLQMREKGYASRIVVQRSTEEESLHVIKFWKNADLQVHGKDSSHKTGTISTS; encoded by the coding sequence ATGTCCCCATTCAAAACTGCGCAAATCCACCTTGTGAGTTCTCATCGTGAGGTTTATGAACCCTGTGATGATTCATTTGCTTTGGTTGATGCACTTTTAGCTGACCGAGTTAACTTGTTAAATCATCACCCAACATTGTGCTTAGAAGTAGGCTGTGGAAGTGGGTATGTCATAACATCTCTTGCTCTTATGTTGGGAAAGGAAGCCTCTGGCACTCACTATATTGCTACAGACATCAATCCTCATGCAACGAGAGTCACTCAGGAGACACTAGAAGCACATGGGGTTCATGCGGAGTTGATATCCACTGACATAGCATATGGTTTGGAGAAACGACTGGCTTCATCTGTTGATGTGTTGATTGTGAATCCACCCTATGTTCCAACCCCTGAGGATGAAGTGGGTCTTGAAGGAATTGCCTCTGCTTGGGCAGGAGGGGAAAATGGCCGCAGCGTTATCGATAGAATGTTGCCTGTTGCTGATGCTCTTTTGTCTGACAAAGGCTGGTTGTACATGGTTTTTCTTGAAGCAAACAATCCCTCCCAGATATGCCTTcaaatgagagaaaaagggTATGCTAGTCGAATCGTTGTGCAGAGATCAACTGAAGAAGAGAGTCTTCATGTTATCAAGTTTTGGAAGAATGCTGATCTTCAAGTTCATGGAAAAGATTCAAGTCACAAAACAGGAACAATTTCAACATCTTAA
- the LOC111794091 gene encoding transcription factor bHLH25-like, translated as MEISSMMGFSEMGMEDSGFVNQWHKSSIDEISTLPLAAAFGENLQHSYAHTNLDHKASSNHSQNAIFGYAKHLSSYQTANHSPNAHVVAYPTTSVSASNYTNQMDFTRPKEEVVCPQSISNIPSDMLISQGSLCHQSHLTKSDRGAKRTAIKSRLPPAQDHILAERKRREKLSQRFIALSAIVPGLKKMDKASVLGDAIKYLKQLQEKVKILEEQTRRKDIESVVFVKKSRVFGDGNNTSKTEDEPLPEIEARSCDKNILIRIHCVKNKDVIEKTIAEIEKLHLTIVNSSFMSFGNLALDITIIAQMDNEFRLSLKDLVKNLQSTLRSFQ; from the exons ATGGAGATATCATCTATGATGGGGTTTTCTGAGATG GGAATGGAGGATAGTGGCTTTGTCAATCAGTGGCACAAGAGCTCTATAGATGAGATTAGCACACTCCCATTAGCAGCAGCTTTTGGGGAGAATTTGCAGCATTCTTATGCTCATACAAACCTTGACCATAAGGCTTCTTCAAACCATTCTCAAAATGCCATATTTGGGTACGCGAAACATCTCAGTTCATACCAAACAGCTAATCATTCGCCAAATGCACACGTCGTTGCATATCCGACCACGTCTGTTTCGGCTTCCAACTACACGAATCAAATGGACTTCACAAGGCCAAAAGAGGAGGTTGTGTGTCCTCAGAGTATCAGCAATATCCCTTCTGATATGTTGATTTCTCAGGGCTCATTATGTCACCAAAGCCATTTAACCAAGTCCGACCGTGGAGCGAAAAGAACTGCTATCAAAAGTAGACTCCCCCCAGCTCAAGATCACATTCTTGCAGAGAGGAAACGGCGAGAGAAGCTCAGCCAGCGGTTTATCGCCTTGTCTGCTATCGTTCCTGGTCTTAAGAAG ATGGACAAGGCTTCTGTTCTTGGAGATGCCATCAAGTACCTGAAACAACTGCAGGAGAAAGTGAAGATACTAGAGGAACAAACTCGAAGGAAAGACATTGAATCCGTGGTATTCGTCAAGAAATCCCGAGTTTTCGGTGATGGAAACAACACATCGAAAACGGAGGATGAGCCACTTCCTGAGATCGAAGCCAGATCTTGCGACAAgaacatccttataagaataCACTGTGTGAAAAACAAAGATGTCATAGAGAAGACCATTGCTGAAATTGAAAAGTTGCACCTAACTATAGTCAACAGCAGCTTTATGTCATTTGGGAATCTTGCTCTTGACATAACCATTATTGCTCAG ATGGATAACGAATTCCGTTTGTCACTAAAGGATCTCGTGAAGAACTTGCAGTCGACTCTCCGTTCGTTCCAATGA